From the Halalkalicoccus sp. CGA53 genome, one window contains:
- a CDS encoding cyclophilin-like family protein translates to MSGLECRVDDRTLAAEWTDDSPETRAAVEAALPLSGEASRWGEELYFRTDVDVGPENPRELVDPGTIAYWPAGNALCLFWGPTPASEGEEPRAASPVNVVARVEDVSALADLEGSASVELREG, encoded by the coding sequence ATGTCCGGTCTCGAATGTCGCGTGGACGACCGCACGCTCGCCGCCGAGTGGACCGACGACAGCCCCGAGACGCGGGCCGCCGTCGAGGCCGCGCTCCCGCTCTCCGGGGAGGCCTCGCGCTGGGGCGAGGAGCTCTACTTCCGAACCGACGTCGACGTCGGTCCCGAGAATCCCAGAGAGCTGGTCGATCCCGGAACGATCGCCTACTGGCCGGCCGGGAACGCGCTCTGTCTCTTCTGGGGGCCGACGCCCGCGAGCGAGGGCGAGGAACCGCGGGCTGCCTCGCCGGTCAACGTCGTCGCGCGGGTCGAGGATGTCTCGGCGCTCGCGGACCTGGAGGGGAGCGCGTCCGTCGAACTACGGGAGGGCTGA
- a CDS encoding ribonuclease H-like domain-containing protein, with protein sequence MRVENSFILAEGVGERTERRLWDHGVTHWDEFCSVPGIGETTCASVEAFIDRGYDELDAGNAEFFADRLPSAERWRLYENFRTDACFFDIETTGLSKHRDVVTTVSFHCDGETTTLVRDDDLTRERVREELADASLLVSFNGARFDVPFLETAFDLSVDTPHLDLMYPCRSAGLTGGLKRIERDVGIGREDEGVDGLEAVRLWKRFERHGDEGALDRLVRYNREDTENLATLADHVADELDRDVFGPYR encoded by the coding sequence GTGCGCGTCGAGAACAGCTTCATCCTCGCGGAGGGCGTCGGCGAACGGACCGAGCGGCGACTCTGGGACCACGGCGTCACCCACTGGGACGAGTTCTGCTCGGTACCCGGAATCGGCGAGACGACCTGCGCCTCGGTCGAGGCGTTCATCGACCGCGGCTACGACGAACTCGACGCCGGCAACGCCGAGTTCTTCGCCGACCGCCTCCCCTCGGCCGAGCGCTGGCGGCTCTACGAGAACTTCCGCACCGACGCCTGTTTCTTCGACATCGAGACGACCGGACTGAGCAAACACCGGGACGTCGTAACGACGGTGAGCTTTCACTGTGACGGGGAGACGACGACGCTCGTCCGCGACGACGACCTCACCCGAGAGCGGGTTCGTGAGGAACTCGCCGACGCCTCCCTGCTCGTCTCGTTCAACGGCGCGCGCTTCGACGTGCCCTTTCTCGAGACCGCGTTCGATCTCTCGGTCGACACACCCCACCTCGACCTGATGTATCCCTGTCGCTCGGCCGGGCTCACGGGCGGGCTGAAACGGATCGAGCGCGACGTGGGGATCGGCCGCGAGGACGAGGGCGTCGACGGCCTCGAAGCGGTGCGGCTCTGGAAGCGCTTCGAGAGGCACGGCGACGAGGGCGCGTTAGATCGCCTGGTGCGGTACAACCGCGAGGACACGGAGAACCTCGCGACGCTCGCCGACCACGTCGCGGACGAACTCGACCGGGACGTCTTCGGGCCGTATCGCTGA
- a CDS encoding alanyl-tRNA editing protein, which produces MTEPLYLTDSSRGQFEARVDRTLDDRVVLDRTCFYPTGGGQPHDTGTLSTDDRTWRVTDVAKRDTIYHTVDGPEPPEVGETVVGDLDWERRAAHMRYHTVQHLLSAYLLESYDAPTTGNQLYADRARLDCGYERFTDDDLAGIETGLNDLIDSDLPVRWYEMDREAAEADLGPERTRLDLLPESITEVRIVDIGDAEEPYDRTACAGTHVESTGLIGELSVTDRETRGSDEERLSFTLE; this is translated from the coding sequence ATGACCGAACCGCTGTACCTGACCGACTCCAGTAGGGGGCAGTTCGAGGCACGCGTCGACCGGACGCTCGACGACCGGGTCGTCCTCGATCGGACCTGCTTCTACCCGACGGGCGGCGGCCAGCCCCACGACACCGGCACGCTCTCCACCGATGACCGGACCTGGCGTGTGACGGACGTGGCGAAACGGGATACGATCTACCACACGGTCGACGGCCCGGAGCCGCCCGAGGTGGGTGAGACCGTCGTCGGAGACCTCGACTGGGAGCGACGCGCCGCCCACATGCGCTATCACACCGTCCAGCACCTCCTCTCGGCCTACCTCCTCGAGAGCTACGACGCCCCCACGACCGGCAATCAGCTCTACGCCGACCGCGCCCGTCTCGACTGCGGCTACGAGCGGTTCACCGACGACGACCTCGCGGGGATCGAAACCGGCCTGAACGACCTGATCGACTCGGACCTCCCCGTCCGGTGGTACGAGATGGACCGGGAGGCCGCGGAGGCCGATCTCGGTCCCGAGCGAACGCGACTCGACCTGCTCCCCGAGAGCATCACGGAGGTCCGGATCGTCGATATCGGCGACGCCGAAGAGCCCTACGATCGGACCGCGTGCGCGGGAACCCACGTCGAGTCGACCGGGCTGATCGGCGAACTGTCGGTGACCGACCGGGAGACGCGGGGCAGCGACGAGGAGCGCCTCTCGTTCACCCTCGAGTGA
- a CDS encoding ArsR/SmtB family transcription factor, with protein MVEQDADDVDLDAVFRALAHPIRRDLLERLAGGPERVGTLAEPYDVSLAAVSKHLSVLEDVGLVEVEKDGRARRCHLDAAPLSAAFGWLTRYRVFWEDRLDALADHLETEDR; from the coding sequence ATGGTTGAACAAGATGCGGACGACGTCGACCTCGACGCGGTCTTCCGGGCGCTCGCGCACCCGATCCGCCGGGATCTGCTCGAGCGGCTGGCCGGCGGTCCCGAGCGCGTCGGCACGCTGGCCGAACCGTACGACGTCTCGCTGGCGGCGGTCTCGAAGCACCTGAGCGTGCTCGAGGACGTGGGGCTCGTCGAGGTCGAGAAGGACGGACGCGCCCGCCGGTGTCACCTCGACGCTGCGCCGCTGAGCGCGGCGTTCGGCTGGCTGACCCGGTACCGCGTCTTCTGGGAGGACCGACTCGACGCGCTCGCCGACCATCTGGAGACCGAGGATCGATGA
- a CDS encoding SRPBCC family protein, with product MTPDTTDSEFDPSEYDLTIERTFDAPRDAVWAAWTDPEEVAEWWGPEGFTVPRCEMDVRSGGTYRIDMRAPDGTIYPDEGEFHEVVEPDRLVFTSRAFEDDDGSYGLEVDNTVTLVERDGRTTLTLEAEVVRATDEVRGALSGMEEGWNGSFEKLAESIAASG from the coding sequence ATGACACCCGATACGACCGACAGCGAGTTCGACCCGAGCGAGTACGACCTGACCATCGAGCGGACGTTCGACGCTCCGCGCGACGCGGTGTGGGCGGCGTGGACCGATCCCGAGGAGGTGGCCGAGTGGTGGGGACCGGAGGGCTTCACCGTCCCACGCTGTGAGATGGACGTACGATCGGGTGGAACCTACCGCATCGACATGCGGGCGCCCGACGGCACGATCTACCCGGACGAGGGGGAGTTCCACGAGGTCGTCGAGCCCGATCGCCTCGTCTTCACGAGTCGCGCCTTCGAGGACGACGATGGGAGCTACGGGCTCGAGGTGGACAACACGGTGACGCTCGTCGAGCGCGACGGGCGGACGACGCTCACGCTCGAGGCGGAGGTCGTCAGGGCGACCGACGAGGTGCGGGGAGCGCTCTCGGGGATGGAAGAGGGCTGGAACGGGAGCTTCGAGAAACTCGCCGAGTCGATCGCAGCGAGCGGCTGA
- a CDS encoding HD domain-containing protein, with product MGVEIKETPVSDDEFEEMCEFVYEYLAASVANEREGGRMRWYPWHSADYRYAHTINVVDLAEELARAEGADPDVTRVAALFHDVAKLDADQDVHAEEGARVAREYLTSRGEYPQSFVDEVCRAIVNHSYQGPLADVSLEARCLIEADLLDKVGANGVTLMLLRMGYEARSHLDAATMVERVLTRGEEAVKRIESETAESMAHERLKRVRWFREWLELEVPEMDVTEEEW from the coding sequence ATGGGTGTCGAGATAAAGGAGACGCCCGTTTCCGACGATGAGTTCGAGGAGATGTGCGAGTTCGTCTACGAGTACCTCGCCGCGAGCGTCGCCAACGAGCGCGAGGGCGGCCGCATGCGGTGGTACCCGTGGCACTCCGCGGACTACCGCTACGCACACACGATAAACGTGGTAGACCTCGCGGAGGAGCTCGCCCGCGCGGAGGGCGCGGACCCCGACGTCACCCGCGTCGCGGCGCTCTTTCACGACGTGGCGAAGCTCGACGCCGACCAGGACGTCCACGCCGAGGAGGGCGCGCGCGTCGCCCGCGAGTACCTCACCTCCCGGGGAGAGTACCCCCAGTCGTTCGTGGACGAGGTTTGCAGAGCGATCGTGAACCACTCGTATCAGGGGCCGCTCGCCGACGTCTCGCTCGAGGCGCGCTGTCTGATCGAGGCCGACTTACTCGACAAGGTCGGCGCGAACGGCGTGACGCTCATGTTGCTTCGGATGGGCTACGAGGCGCGCTCGCACCTGGACGCCGCGACGATGGTCGAGCGCGTGCTCACACGCGGCGAGGAGGCAGTCAAACGGATCGAGAGCGAGACGGCAGAGAGCATGGCCCACGAACGGTTAAAGCGCGTGCGCTGGTTCCGCGAGTGGCTCGAACTCGAGGTGCCCGAGATGGACGTCACCGAAGAAGAGTGGTGA
- a CDS encoding LysE family transporter translates to MLSLASSLAAGVLLGLSLAAPPGPMNAIIAEESVLRGWAAGFRAGLGAMSADGVFFLVALAGVATVLQNAPGAQAGMMAVGGLLMCYFAVGAARSARGSFTEGEAGDSTGFRKTFGLSLSNPYQVLWWLTVGVTLLDPGTLSFALPVLGDLAVSTGSAAIVVGFFSGIAIWIVTFPAALVAVGERADWFAPAVAVGSALVLAGFGLLFLYGAANELTTLLR, encoded by the coding sequence GTGCTCTCGCTCGCGAGCTCGCTCGCCGCCGGCGTCCTCCTGGGGCTCTCGTTAGCAGCTCCTCCCGGACCGATGAACGCGATCATCGCGGAGGAGAGCGTCCTGAGGGGGTGGGCCGCGGGCTTTCGTGCCGGGCTGGGCGCGATGAGCGCCGACGGCGTCTTCTTCCTCGTGGCGCTCGCGGGCGTCGCGACGGTACTCCAGAACGCGCCGGGCGCGCAGGCGGGGATGATGGCCGTCGGCGGCCTCCTGATGTGCTACTTCGCCGTCGGGGCGGCCCGCAGCGCGAGAGGCTCGTTCACCGAGGGCGAGGCCGGCGACTCGACTGGGTTCAGGAAGACGTTCGGGCTCTCGCTTTCGAACCCGTATCAGGTGCTCTGGTGGCTCACGGTGGGGGTGACGCTGCTCGACCCCGGAACGCTCTCGTTCGCGCTCCCGGTCCTCGGCGACCTCGCCGTCTCGACCGGGAGCGCCGCGATCGTCGTCGGCTTCTTCTCCGGGATCGCCATCTGGATCGTCACCTTTCCGGCGGCGCTCGTCGCCGTGGGCGAGCGCGCCGACTGGTTCGCCCCGGCGGTCGCGGTGGGCAGCGCCCTCGTCCTCGCCGGCTTCGGCCTCCTCTTTCTCTACGGTGCGGCGAACGAACTCACCACTCTTCTTCGGTGA
- a CDS encoding ArsR/SmtB family transcription factor: protein MAGLLPTDSDAEPSGEPRVIGMDSADAGAVLDALSSETTRRVYVALQEEPAPVSVVADRTDLSLQNARYHVGKLREAGLIEVVDTIYSEKGREMEMFAPADAPMIVVLGDERERNVRDALTRLLGAVALLGFVSALIQQVAAALAPEREESDAVAVETAPAEPGVGDPLLDIALTDPGVLFFLGGLAVLLAAFAVWWTRS from the coding sequence ATGGCGGGCCTACTGCCCACCGACTCCGACGCGGAGCCGTCGGGCGAGCCGCGGGTGATCGGCATGGACAGCGCCGATGCGGGTGCGGTCCTCGACGCGCTCTCCTCGGAGACCACCCGGCGAGTCTACGTCGCCCTCCAGGAGGAGCCAGCCCCCGTCTCCGTCGTCGCCGATCGGACCGACCTCTCCCTGCAGAACGCCCGCTACCACGTCGGGAAGCTCCGCGAGGCGGGGCTGATCGAGGTCGTGGACACGATCTACTCGGAGAAGGGCCGCGAGATGGAGATGTTCGCCCCGGCGGACGCGCCGATGATCGTGGTCCTGGGCGACGAGCGGGAGAGGAACGTCCGCGACGCGCTCACGAGACTCCTCGGCGCGGTCGCGCTGCTCGGGTTCGTCAGCGCGTTGATCCAGCAGGTCGCGGCGGCGCTCGCGCCCGAACGGGAGGAGAGCGACGCGGTGGCGGTCGAGACCGCACCCGCGGAGCCGGGGGTCGGCGACCCCCTCCTCGACATCGCGCTCACCGATCCCGGGGTGCTGTTCTTCCTCGGGGGGCTCGCCGTCCTCCTCGCGGCGTTCGCGGTCTGGTGGACGAGAAGCTGA
- a CDS encoding threonine synthase: protein METTPAFVGLRCIECDEVAEPDVGTHRCPECGGILDPEYDYDAIELSKEELAARPFDSMWRYEELLPFPREAAVTMDEGATPLVDCPKLAEELGVARVLFKDEGRNPTGTFKDRGQSAAVTAAVQHGASDVALASAGNAGQAASAYAARAGLASHVFLPSRAGFDQKAMVNVHGGDLTVVGGRIGDAGAACADALSENDDWYPVATFVTPYRHEGKKTMALELLEQMDWEVPDAVVYPTGGGVGLVGMHKAAKELVELGFTDDLPSMYAAQATGCAPVVAAWEEGRDVHEPWEHPDTICGGIEIPDPGASPMILEALRESDGGAVATTDDEILEAGVAVAQAEGLEMGATCAAAASGAWKLAEEGEFGPDDTVVLLNTGTANKDADVLRSHLMGQGV from the coding sequence ATGGAGACGACACCCGCGTTCGTCGGGCTTCGGTGTATCGAGTGTGACGAGGTGGCCGAGCCGGACGTCGGCACACACCGTTGTCCCGAGTGTGGCGGCATCCTCGACCCGGAGTACGACTACGACGCGATAGAGCTGAGCAAAGAAGAGCTCGCTGCACGCCCGTTCGACTCGATGTGGCGCTACGAGGAACTGCTCCCGTTCCCGCGGGAGGCCGCCGTCACGATGGACGAGGGGGCGACCCCGCTCGTCGACTGTCCGAAGCTCGCCGAGGAGCTCGGCGTCGCTCGTGTTCTGTTCAAGGACGAGGGGCGCAACCCCACCGGGACGTTCAAGGACCGGGGACAGTCGGCAGCGGTCACTGCGGCAGTACAGCACGGTGCGAGCGACGTCGCCCTCGCCTCTGCCGGAAACGCCGGACAGGCCGCCTCCGCGTACGCCGCGCGGGCGGGTCTCGCCTCGCACGTCTTCTTGCCCTCGCGGGCGGGCTTCGACCAGAAGGCGATGGTGAACGTCCACGGTGGCGATCTCACCGTCGTCGGCGGGCGAATCGGCGACGCGGGCGCGGCGTGTGCCGACGCGCTCTCGGAGAACGACGACTGGTACCCGGTCGCGACGTTCGTCACCCCGTACCGTCACGAGGGCAAGAAGACGATGGCGCTCGAACTGCTCGAACAGATGGACTGGGAGGTGCCCGACGCCGTCGTCTACCCGACCGGCGGCGGCGTCGGTCTCGTGGGTATGCACAAGGCCGCGAAGGAGTTGGTGGAACTCGGCTTCACCGACGACCTCCCGAGCATGTACGCCGCACAGGCGACCGGCTGCGCCCCGGTCGTCGCGGCATGGGAAGAGGGCAGGGACGTCCACGAGCCGTGGGAGCACCCGGACACGATCTGTGGCGGGATCGAGATCCCCGACCCGGGTGCGAGCCCGATGATCCTGGAGGCGCTCCGCGAGAGCGACGGCGGGGCGGTCGCGACGACCGACGACGAGATCCTCGAAGCGGGCGTCGCGGTCGCGCAGGCCGAGGGCCTGGAGATGGGCGCGACCTGCGCCGCGGCCGCGAGCGGGGCGTGGAAGCTCGCCGAGGAAGGCGAGTTCGGCCCGGACGACACGGTCGTCCTCCTCAACACCGGTACGGCGAACAAGGACGCGGACGTGCTGCGCAGCCACCTGATGGGCCAGGGCGTCTGA
- a CDS encoding haloacid dehalogenase type II has product MNMGETRTIREETKVIAFDVWDTLLDREATLVPALAALLADHDSEYDPEILLRRYLAMHFRDSMIDSLIPGPHTPFKEVSRRALGYRLAQLGLDVPDEEIRSVVAQWKRLQPYPDVDDRLGSLADEYVLVGLSNGDPDMLEAVRPNFETELDAFVSVAEAGTYKPHPAPYRLCCERFDVAPHEVLFASSHTFDLVGAKAVGMCGAFLNRHENPFGGWIHRPDLTVADVGELVDLLE; this is encoded by the coding sequence ATGAACATGGGGGAAACGAGGACCATCCGGGAGGAGACGAAGGTGATCGCGTTCGACGTGTGGGACACGCTGCTCGACCGGGAGGCGACGCTCGTCCCGGCGCTCGCGGCGCTGCTGGCGGACCACGACAGCGAGTACGACCCGGAGATCCTCCTGCGTCGGTACCTCGCGATGCACTTTCGCGACTCGATGATCGACTCGCTGATCCCCGGCCCCCACACCCCGTTCAAGGAGGTCAGCCGAAGGGCGCTCGGCTACCGGCTCGCGCAGCTGGGCCTGGACGTGCCCGACGAGGAGATCCGGTCGGTCGTAGCGCAGTGGAAACGGCTCCAGCCGTATCCCGACGTCGACGACCGGCTCGGCTCGCTTGCCGACGAGTACGTCCTCGTCGGGCTCTCGAACGGCGACCCGGACATGCTGGAAGCCGTTCGACCGAACTTCGAGACGGAACTCGACGCGTTCGTCTCGGTCGCGGAGGCGGGCACGTACAAGCCGCATCCGGCACCGTACCGGCTCTGTTGCGAACGGTTCGACGTCGCTCCACACGAGGTGCTCTTCGCGAGTTCGCACACGTTCGACCTGGTCGGGGCGAAGGCGGTCGGGATGTGTGGGGCGTTTCTCAACCGACACGAGAACCCGTTCGGCGGGTGGATTCACCGGCCCGATCTGACCGTCGCCGACGTCGGTGAACTAGTCGATCTGCTCGAGTGA
- a CDS encoding NAD(P)/FAD-dependent oxidoreductase: MTARVVVVGGGLAGLVCARRLAERGIDVTVYEREAEVGGRVRSREVEGFTLDRGFQVLFTAYPTASRELDYEALDLRMFTPGACLARPGERSILSDPLRDLGALVQSALNREVGMKDKLGTLSLRNDLQEKNLSRIFDGEDRSIEEYLTERGFSRKFLSNFVAPFYGGITLDRTLGTSASVFEYTFAMLSAGEIAVPAAGMGAIPDQLAARAREAGATIELDREVTAVDPDGPSVTIGTETVEAEAVVVATNPKAARDLTGVAAIPTEGRSCATQWYKLPGEVPFDAGKRLILNCEDDRPNQVVPHSTVAPEYSVPGMTLLSATFLGEQSKSDVELAAETREALSSWYPERSFTTLSILATDRIGFAQFAQPPGFYATLPDVRSPEGPVYLAGDYTQWSSIEGAMESGVLAARAVRDDLPVETPAEADLTT, encoded by the coding sequence ATGACAGCGAGGGTCGTCGTCGTGGGCGGTGGGCTGGCCGGACTCGTCTGTGCCCGCCGACTCGCAGAGCGCGGGATCGACGTGACGGTGTACGAACGCGAGGCGGAGGTCGGCGGCCGGGTCCGATCGCGGGAGGTCGAGGGCTTCACCCTCGACCGGGGCTTTCAGGTGCTCTTCACCGCGTATCCGACGGCGAGTCGCGAACTCGACTACGAGGCGCTCGATCTCAGGATGTTCACTCCGGGCGCGTGTCTCGCTCGGCCTGGCGAGCGCTCGATCCTTTCGGACCCGCTCCGGGACCTCGGCGCGCTCGTCCAGTCGGCGCTCAACCGCGAGGTAGGTATGAAGGACAAACTCGGGACGCTCTCGCTGCGCAACGACCTCCAGGAGAAGAACCTCTCGCGGATATTCGACGGCGAGGACCGCTCGATCGAGGAGTACCTGACCGAGCGCGGCTTCTCGCGGAAGTTCCTCTCTAACTTCGTCGCGCCCTTCTACGGCGGGATCACACTCGACCGCACCCTCGGGACCTCCGCGTCGGTCTTCGAGTACACGTTCGCGATGCTCTCTGCCGGCGAGATCGCAGTCCCCGCCGCGGGGATGGGCGCGATCCCGGACCAGCTCGCGGCCCGAGCGCGCGAGGCGGGCGCGACGATCGAACTCGACAGGGAGGTGACGGCGGTCGATCCCGACGGGCCGAGCGTCACGATCGGAACCGAGACGGTCGAGGCGGAGGCGGTCGTCGTCGCGACGAACCCGAAGGCGGCGAGGGACCTGACGGGGGTCGCGGCGATCCCGACCGAGGGACGATCCTGCGCCACCCAGTGGTACAAGCTCCCCGGCGAGGTGCCGTTCGACGCCGGAAAGCGGCTGATCCTCAACTGCGAGGACGACCGGCCGAACCAGGTCGTCCCGCACAGCACGGTCGCCCCGGAGTACTCGGTCCCCGGGATGACGCTCCTGAGCGCGACGTTCCTCGGCGAGCAGTCGAAGAGCGACGTCGAACTCGCGGCCGAGACCCGCGAGGCGCTCTCGTCGTGGTACCCCGAGCGCTCGTTCACGACGCTCTCGATCCTCGCGACCGACAGGATCGGCTTCGCGCAGTTCGCCCAGCCGCCTGGTTTCTACGCCACGCTGCCCGACGTCCGGTCGCCCGAGGGGCCGGTCTACCTCGCCGGCGACTACACCCAGTGGTCCTCGATCGAGGGCGCGATGGAGAGCGGCGTGCTCGCGGCCCGTGCGGTCAGGGACGACCTACCGGTCGAGACGCCTGCGGAGGCGGACCTGACGACGTAG